Sequence from the Prunus persica cultivar Lovell chromosome G5, Prunus_persica_NCBIv2, whole genome shotgun sequence genome:
ATTGTGGTTTAAGAAATCAACAGTTACGATTATGATATATGCGCGGTTATGATTCGTGAATTCACAACTAGTATAAACAAGGAAGTGTAATTAGAAGTGCACTCAAGTATTATATCCGTGAAGATATTGCCATGTCGATTAATCTagtctttttaattttttactttactaattcttaattaagatTCAATTTAGGACCTAtttaaagagaagaaaaatacgaTTTAAAATCTATCGTATAACCTAATAATCTCCTAATCAAAATACTGAACTTTTAACATGTCACCTATCAATTTAGCCCTTAATTATTCTAAGCATAAATTCCATGGTCCATACtagtttgatttttattttttattttggtgtgaaaatttgatattttctttaaaataatgtGCTAGATAGCGTGAAAGAAGCAAATAAATAATGAGGTGTTCAACTTGGATTTGACACATATCACAACCCATATCATCATTAAGGCCCCAAAAATTGAATCATTATGTGCCTGGTTAATACGTTAAGTAGTTTATGAAGTGATTAAGATCGAAGAGGATCCATGACTTGTAATGGATCACTTGTtcatttctttaaaataaaaataaaaataaactcacaACACCAACTCCATTCGTAATTCCAACAATTACTcgtctataaaaaaaaaaaaaaaaagttagttCAGCTAGTCTTCTTATATCGTTATAAATAATGATTAACGGCCCCAAAACATTGAATTATTGTGTGCCTAAGTCAGAAATTCTTCGAAGGCACGTAGACAAGTCCCCATCTAGTATACTATGAGGAAAAGCAGCTCACAACAAGTTTATGTCTATAAAATCCCAGATGCTCATTGAATGTCTTGTGCCCATCAAagattaaatatatttccataGAATACGTACCATTTGTGCTTATTTACTATTTACCATGGCTCTCACAAATCGAGGCCAATACCTCTATGCTtagcttttcttttcattttggccAGGTTTTTATAAGGACgcagaggagaaagagaggcgatTCGTGATATTTAAGGCCAACTTGGAGTTCATTGAGGCTTTTAACAAAACACATGGGTCAGAACTACTTCACTCTAGACTAAGCTTAAATGAATTTGCAGACCTAACCAATGAGGAGTTTCGGGAAATTCGTAATGGTTACATGAAATGATCCTCCAAATTGATCATGTCCAATTCCACGAAAGATACAagttttagatattgaaaTGTCACTGATGTGCCACCTTCAGTGGATTGGAGAGAAAAGGGTGCAGTGACGCCTATCAAGGACCAAGGCAAATGTGGTAAGTATTAAACAAGATCATAGGGTGCACCCAGTTAATTCTAGATTCGTTTAACCACACTCTATTGTTGATCAACTGTTGCAGTCAAGTTATTCTCCTGAACTCAAGTCCCATCAAGAATGGGTCAAGGAGGTGAGTAATTGTCTCAATTCCACATGTAAACAAACAAAGGCCTCACAAAATTCTCCAAAGAATACGCATTCTTTGCTTCTTTTCCCtttataagaagaagaaagcccTGTCTAATTCATCATCAGCAATACATAGAATAGAACCAACACAAGCAAACTCAAAATCAACAATGTCGACAAAGTCTAGCACTACTGtccttgcctttgccttttgtttcttgtccCTCCTCAGTTTCGCTTACTCCAACACCACCGACGACAAAATCTACCTCACCGGCCTGGTCTACTGTGACAACTGCCAATTGAAGTCTATGACCGAGATCAGTAAGATGATTCCAGGTACATTACGTTAATAAGTAGGTAACAAACTACATAAATGTGGATTATaagatttgaatatgagatttatgcatgcatgcatgcacatTGCCCATTGATCAGGTGCAAGGGTGCGATTGGAGTGTAGGGAGGGGGAGAACATAAAATCCAGACGAGAGGGCGAAACCAACCCGCTTGGAATGTATGTGTTTGTGTTGGAAAAATCTAAGGAGCCTTTGGATGATTGTCAAGTGACAGTGCTACACAGCCCTGACCCTGAATGCAAGATTTCCCACGAGGTCGACCCTAACAACAAATCGAAAACTGCGCCGGTGGCCACTCGGAAGCTCAACCTTTTGGAAGGAGACAGTGTCGTTTTCATCGGACCAAGCCACCGCGTTTCCTACCCTCTTGGTTTGGTCGTTGAGAAAGCTCGTCCTGAGTGCGAGCAGTTCGACAAAGCACGCAAGCATTTTCAGAACTAATTTAAGGAATTGAAGACGAAATGAAGGCGAAAACCATCTGGTATTAaatcaatttccaatttcagtgaatttttctttttgattgcAAAGCTAGATAAATTGTGGTTTAAGAAATCAACAGTTACGATTATGACATATGCTCGGTTATGATTCGTGAATTCACAACTAGTATAAACAAGGAAGTGTAATTAGAAGTGCACGCAAGTATTATATCCGTGAAGATATTGCCATGTCGATTAATctagtgtttttattttttactttattaattcttaattaagatTCAATTTAGGACCTGtttaaagagaagaaaaatatgatttaaaatctatCTTATGACTTGTAATGGATCACTTGTtcatttccttaaaaaaataattaaataaataaactcgCAATACCGACTCCATTCGTAATTCCATCAATTACTCGTCTATCAAAAAAATGAGTTAGTTCAGCTAATCTTCTTATACTGTTAGTAAAGGATAATGTGAAATTAGCAAAAGAATAATGATTAACGGCCCAAAACATTGAATTATTGTGTGCCTAAGTCAGAAAATCTTCCCCATCTAGTATACTATGAGGAAAAGGACGGCTCACAACAAGTTTATGTCTATAAAATCCCAGATGCTCATTGAATGTCTTGTGCCCATCAAagattaaatatatttccataGAATACGTACCAAATCAAGGCCAATACCTCTGCTtagcttttcttttcattttcaccaTTTGCTCCTCTCAAGCATCATCTCGCCAAATTCATGATGAGAAAACCatgcactactacaaaaagtaaaaaagacgaccagaaaacaacgacggtctaagtgaaaaccgtcgtgatttttaaaaagacgacggttctaaaaacaccgtcgtgtaatacaaccttagacaactaaaaaatggagattcaaatgcctgttcaaaaacaacgacgtacataattaaacaaccgacgtctatttgaaacagattttcgcagtgt
This genomic interval carries:
- the LOC18777939 gene encoding olee1-like protein; the protein is MSTKSSTTVLAFAFCFLSLLSFAYSNTTDDKIYLTGLVYCDNCQLKSMTEISKMIPGARVRLECREGENIKSRREGETNPLGMYVFVLEKSKEPLDDCQVTVLHSPDPECKISHEVDPNNKSKTAPVATRKLNLLEGDSVVFIGPSHRVSYPLGLVVEKARPECEQFDKARKHFQN